One segment of Saprospiraceae bacterium DNA contains the following:
- a CDS encoding RagB/SusD family nutrient uptake outer membrane protein: MKNLTNKLTFAATIALAANLLFSACRESFLDVEPTGALTDQVLSSRKGLDGLLVGAYSPLTGRGLWYGGFGNWVHGSIRGGDANKGTDAGDQAVANPVQRFETLPNNGVVGDKWRITYEGVARCNTLLRLTAASTDPSVSDADKLRITAEARFLRGLYYFELVRIWKNVPYVDENMTADEAVKVPNTADVYPKIEADFEFAFNNLPETQTAVGRANKWAAGAFWAKALLYQGKYGAARTLFDDIITRGSTAKGDKYGLMDNYSDVFNASFDNNKESVFAVQHAVNTGSTNNASHEFVLNFPYNTGSDGPAGCCGFFQPSFDLVNSFRVDANGLPLLDNSYNLPANEVKSDFGLKSADPFTPDAGPLDPRLDHSVGRRGIPYLDWIDHPGESWIRDQSYAGPYSPKKYVFRKATQDNLTDGSSWTRGWTSQNTVLIRFADVLLMAAECEIEAGSLEKAREYVNLVRARAANPATWVKRGDGSNAANYVIGLYNTPWTSQDAARTAVRFERKLELSGEGHRFFDLVRWGIAATTINTYLQFEGARLTTALGGATFTAGKDELYPIPQGQIDIHGADVLRQNNGY, translated from the coding sequence ATGAAAAATCTGACAAATAAATTGACGTTTGCCGCCACCATTGCATTGGCGGCCAACCTCTTGTTCAGCGCCTGCCGGGAGAGCTTCCTCGATGTGGAACCAACCGGCGCACTGACCGACCAAGTGCTGAGCTCGCGCAAAGGCTTGGATGGCCTTTTGGTGGGCGCATACAGCCCACTCACCGGGCGCGGCCTCTGGTATGGCGGCTTCGGCAACTGGGTGCATGGCAGCATTCGCGGAGGCGATGCCAACAAAGGAACGGACGCGGGCGACCAAGCAGTAGCCAACCCGGTGCAACGCTTCGAGACGCTCCCCAACAATGGTGTCGTGGGCGATAAGTGGCGCATCACCTATGAAGGCGTGGCACGTTGCAACACACTCCTTCGACTGACTGCCGCATCCACCGACCCCTCTGTGAGCGATGCCGACAAACTCCGCATCACCGCCGAGGCGCGTTTCCTGCGTGGCCTCTACTATTTTGAATTGGTGCGCATCTGGAAAAACGTGCCTTATGTGGATGAAAACATGACCGCCGATGAAGCCGTCAAAGTGCCAAACACAGCAGACGTTTATCCAAAAATCGAGGCAGACTTTGAGTTTGCCTTCAACAACCTGCCCGAGACGCAGACCGCAGTAGGCCGCGCCAACAAATGGGCGGCAGGTGCTTTCTGGGCCAAGGCGCTGCTCTATCAAGGCAAATATGGCGCTGCTCGCACGTTGTTTGATGACATCATCACGCGAGGCTCAACGGCCAAAGGCGACAAATACGGTCTGATGGACAACTACAGCGATGTGTTCAACGCCTCTTTCGACAACAATAAGGAAAGCGTTTTCGCCGTGCAGCATGCCGTCAACACGGGCAGCACCAACAACGCCAGCCACGAGTTCGTGCTGAACTTCCCTTACAACACCGGCTCAGACGGGCCAGCAGGCTGCTGCGGGTTCTTCCAGCCCAGCTTCGACTTGGTCAACTCCTTCCGCGTGGACGCCAACGGCCTGCCTTTGCTCGACAACTCTTACAACCTCCCAGCCAACGAGGTGAAAAGCGACTTTGGCTTGAAGTCAGCCGACCCGTTCACGCCCGATGCCGGACCACTCGACCCACGCCTCGACCACTCTGTGGGCCGCCGCGGCATCCCATATCTCGATTGGATTGACCACCCCGGCGAGTCATGGATACGCGACCAAAGCTACGCAGGGCCTTACTCTCCGAAGAAGTATGTGTTTCGCAAAGCCACTCAGGACAACTTGACCGACGGTTCTTCTTGGACACGCGGCTGGACATCGCAAAATACCGTTTTGATTCGTTTTGCCGACGTGCTGCTCATGGCTGCCGAGTGTGAGATAGAAGCAGGAAGCCTTGAAAAAGCTCGTGAATATGTCAACTTGGTGCGTGCGCGTGCCGCCAACCCCGCTACTTGGGTGAAGCGCGGCGACGGCTCCAACGCCGCCAACTACGTCATCGGCCTCTACAACACCCCGTGGACAAGCCAAGACGCTGCCCGCACCGCCGTCCGCTTCGAGCGCAAGCTCGAGCTCTCCGGCGAAGGCCACCGCTTCTTCGATTTGGTACGGTGGGGCATCGCGGCCACGACCATCAACACCTACCTGCAATTCGAAGGCGCTCGCCTCACCACCGCCCTCGGCGGGGCCACCTTCACGGCTGGAAAAGACGAGCTCTATCCCATCCCGCAGGGTCAGATTGACATTCATGGCGCGGACGTGCTGAGACAAAACAATGGATATTGA
- a CDS encoding helix-hairpin-helix domain-containing protein — MGLWLIWLACLFPASIAAQTEDPSTGELLENFFRDNELASETDAQLFLENLENYRLRPLDLNRATRADLLELRLLNDLQVENFIAYRNLLGPLLNEYELQAIPGWDLADIRRILTYARVSTGLDTRNVRIMRGFVEGNNEFLMRWLRQSPPNYPRNAEGRPDGWALRYRHTFDNRLRFGFTAENDPGEAFFSGSNKHGFDFYSAHLFVQNLNERFRAVALGDYSARFGQGLLLQTGFSPGKSAETTAVMRGGRKINAYSAFGEIYFFRGAAATVALGKNVEVTALYSNRRRDGNIAQIQSDTTDFDAPEILFTSIQTSGFHRTPAEIADEKAIREQVGGLSAAYLWKNGHITANGLWLHYDKPFNPATSYYNQFVFRGQQLAGFSLDYNWRRRNWLLFGETARSDNGGLASINGLLLSPDRHVTLSLVQRHLGKDYQSVWANPFAETSNVANEQGMYIGADIRYIRRLQINLYADVWRHPWLRFGVSGPSQGREFLARVLWTKSRAFSVYALWQSETKERDGFVAEQPNLRGLLENRRDRFRLHVVSKVSPSVELRSRVEWTGYQVQGYARTWGFLAYQEAVVRPIGSPVHGTLRYAMFDTDDFNSRIYAFENDLFSAISIPAFSGRGTRMYFNLHWRVNDWLRLEGRYERTNQVRGVTSSNITGQREVWKLQARMRW, encoded by the coding sequence GTGGGCCTTTGGCTCATCTGGCTTGCTTGCCTGTTCCCCGCCTCTATTGCCGCGCAAACCGAAGACCCCTCTACGGGCGAATTGCTCGAAAATTTCTTCCGCGACAACGAACTCGCCTCCGAAACCGATGCCCAACTGTTTCTGGAAAATCTCGAAAACTACCGGCTGCGCCCGCTCGACCTCAACCGCGCCACTCGTGCCGACCTGCTCGAACTGCGCCTGCTCAACGACCTCCAAGTGGAAAATTTCATCGCCTACCGCAACCTGCTGGGGCCGCTGCTCAACGAGTACGAACTGCAAGCCATCCCCGGTTGGGACTTGGCCGACATTCGACGCATCCTGACGTATGCGAGGGTCAGCACGGGACTCGACACACGCAACGTGCGCATCATGAGGGGATTCGTGGAAGGCAACAACGAATTTTTGATGCGCTGGCTGCGACAGTCGCCGCCAAACTATCCCCGCAACGCGGAAGGCAGGCCGGATGGCTGGGCACTGCGCTATCGCCACACGTTCGACAACCGCCTGCGATTTGGCTTCACGGCAGAGAACGACCCCGGCGAGGCGTTTTTCAGCGGCAGCAACAAACACGGCTTCGATTTTTACAGCGCCCATCTTTTTGTCCAAAACCTCAACGAGCGATTTCGAGCCGTCGCGCTGGGCGACTACTCTGCCCGTTTCGGCCAAGGGCTGCTCTTGCAGACGGGTTTTTCGCCCGGCAAATCTGCCGAGACCACCGCAGTGATGCGCGGCGGTCGCAAAATCAACGCCTATTCGGCCTTCGGGGAAATCTATTTCTTTCGCGGCGCGGCGGCCACGGTGGCGCTTGGCAAAAACGTGGAAGTCACCGCACTCTACTCCAATCGGCGACGCGACGGCAACATTGCCCAGATTCAGTCCGACACCACAGACTTCGACGCGCCCGAAATTCTTTTCACCTCCATCCAAACTTCGGGGTTCCACCGCACTCCCGCCGAGATAGCCGATGAAAAAGCCATTCGCGAACAGGTGGGCGGCCTTTCGGCGGCTTACCTCTGGAAAAACGGCCACATCACGGCCAACGGCCTTTGGCTCCACTACGACAAACCCTTCAACCCCGCCACCTCCTACTACAACCAGTTCGTGTTCAGGGGCCAGCAACTCGCGGGGTTCAGCCTCGACTACAACTGGCGCCGCCGCAACTGGCTCCTTTTCGGCGAAACCGCCCGCAGCGACAACGGCGGGTTGGCTTCCATCAACGGCCTGTTGCTCTCGCCCGACCGCCACGTCACACTCAGCCTCGTGCAGCGTCATCTGGGCAAGGACTACCAATCTGTCTGGGCCAATCCTTTTGCCGAAACCTCCAACGTGGCCAACGAGCAGGGAATGTATATCGGTGCCGACATTCGATACATCCGGCGCTTGCAGATCAACCTGTACGCGGATGTGTGGCGGCACCCGTGGCTGCGATTCGGCGTGAGCGGGCCGTCGCAAGGGCGAGAGTTTTTGGCGCGGGTGCTCTGGACAAAAAGCCGCGCCTTCTCGGTGTATGCGCTTTGGCAGAGCGAGACCAAAGAGCGAGACGGGTTCGTGGCCGAACAACCCAACCTGCGCGGCTTGCTCGAAAATCGGCGCGACCGATTTCGCCTGCACGTCGTCAGCAAGGTGAGTCCCTCGGTGGAATTGCGCAGCCGGGTGGAATGGACGGGCTACCAAGTGCAGGGATACGCACGCACTTGGGGCTTTCTTGCCTATCAGGAGGCGGTGGTGCGCCCCATTGGCTCGCCGGTGCACGGAACGCTGCGCTACGCCATGTTCGACACCGACGATTTCAACTCGCGGATTTATGCCTTTGAAAACGACCTTTTTTCAGCCATTTCCATACCCGCCTTTTCAGGGCGCGGCACGCGGATGTATTTCAACCTGCATTGGCGGGTCAACGACTGGCTGCGCCTCGAAGGGCGCTACGAGCGCACCAATCAAGTGCGAGGCGTGACATCATCCAACATCACCGGACAAAGAGAGGTCTGGAAATTGCAAGCGCGGATGCGGTGGTGA
- a CDS encoding TonB-dependent receptor: MNQALRTPKQGLLILLLLLLGAASLSAQDRTVRGRVTDSNNEAIPGATVVLQGTTTGTTTDVDGNFTLNVSGDNPVLVISSTGYEKVEIAVGSQASISVQMRDSDALLSELVVTGYTVDTRRQTTSAVSTVKTKDLAVVPTGNVEQQLQGRVAGLTVITNGQPGTASLVRIRGFGAFGGNQPLYVVDGVPTLNINFLAPEDIENTTVMKDASSASIFGARAAGGVIAITTKRGSKKPQKLQVSYDALVGFTDPGKGQEMLNPQEMADWTWQAIRNSSANPTFNHPQYGSGSSPVLPDFINVGGQGGLFESDINYAEEVKKYNVNPDNGNIYQIVRSNRAGTDWYGAITRTAPMTRHSLGFTGASETARYYVGLSLQDQSGILLYNDFKRHTARVNTEFDLGKRVRIGENLQVTFRQVLGQQGGGDGANVSQDENDILFAFRMPTIIPVYDEFGGYAGTAAPGFNNPANPVARRDGSRNNRSHGAGGFGNLYGEVDILDDLTFRSSIGANYNQFYGYSFNRRTYENSENNASFGYSEFSGTFFSWVVTNTLRYKKQFGSSSFDVLVGQEALKDNMFRSINGSGLNPFSQAPSYITLDNVSNRQVSSFNATPWTYSSYFGRAHYSLMDKYYVTGVLRRDGSSRFGSNNRYGWFPGISAAWRVTGEEFMRGATWIDDLKIRGGWGQMGNDQNVSPVNQYSLFAASLGNAAYDIGGTNTGVAEGFYQSRVGNPNARWEVSTTSNVGFEALFLGGKLDFIVDLWQKKTDDLLFTVPQSEVLGGFAASPSRNVASMVNRGIDIQLVNKGRFSAKSNYEVTLIGSFLKNEITKVADNLDYFEAFPASNRLGSTMVRNQVGYSISAFYGYQVLGYFKDQAEVNAAPAQDGAGPGRFRYADVNGYDDDGKLTGRPDGKIDDADRTFIGSPVPKFTGGANIRVTFGAFDVETYLYTSLGNKIFNLSKWFTDFYPSFTGAAKGARVKNSWTPTNLDAEAPIFEEASNFSTNTQPNSWYVEDGSFLRMQNLTIGFNLPQRTISKLNLRRARVYAGTNNIFTITKYKGLDPAVGGAADTNFGIDVGNYPVTRSFMFGLGVTF, encoded by the coding sequence ATGAATCAAGCATTACGAACACCTAAGCAGGGACTGCTCATCTTGCTCCTGTTGCTGCTGGGTGCCGCTTCGCTAAGTGCGCAAGACCGCACCGTGCGAGGCAGGGTGACAGACTCCAACAACGAAGCCATTCCCGGTGCTACCGTCGTGCTGCAAGGCACAACCACAGGCACCACAACGGACGTGGACGGGAACTTTACCCTCAACGTCAGTGGCGACAACCCAGTGCTGGTCATTTCTTCCACCGGCTATGAAAAAGTGGAAATAGCCGTTGGCTCGCAGGCCAGTATCTCTGTCCAGATGAGGGACTCCGACGCGCTGCTCTCTGAATTGGTGGTCACAGGCTACACCGTTGATACCCGCCGGCAAACGACCAGCGCCGTCTCGACCGTGAAAACCAAAGACCTTGCCGTGGTGCCTACGGGCAACGTGGAGCAACAGTTGCAAGGTCGGGTTGCGGGTCTGACGGTCATCACGAACGGTCAGCCCGGCACTGCCAGCCTTGTGCGCATTCGCGGTTTCGGTGCGTTTGGTGGCAACCAACCGCTCTATGTGGTGGACGGTGTGCCCACGCTCAATATCAACTTCCTCGCACCCGAAGACATCGAAAACACGACTGTGATGAAAGACGCGTCCTCCGCGTCTATTTTTGGTGCGCGTGCAGCAGGCGGCGTGATTGCCATCACGACCAAAAGAGGCTCTAAAAAGCCCCAGAAGCTGCAAGTCAGCTACGACGCGCTGGTAGGTTTCACTGACCCCGGCAAAGGGCAGGAAATGCTCAACCCGCAGGAAATGGCTGATTGGACTTGGCAGGCGATTCGCAACAGCTCCGCCAACCCAACTTTCAACCACCCGCAGTATGGCTCCGGCAGCAGCCCCGTGTTGCCCGATTTCATCAACGTCGGCGGACAAGGCGGTTTGTTTGAAAGCGACATCAACTACGCGGAAGAGGTCAAAAAATACAATGTGAACCCTGACAATGGCAACATCTACCAGATAGTGCGGTCCAACAGGGCAGGCACCGACTGGTATGGAGCCATCACGCGCACCGCCCCCATGACGCGCCACAGCCTCGGCTTCACAGGTGCCTCCGAAACGGCTCGCTACTACGTCGGCCTCAGCTTGCAAGACCAATCAGGCATTTTGCTCTACAATGACTTCAAGCGCCACACCGCCCGCGTCAACACAGAGTTTGACTTGGGCAAACGGGTACGCATCGGCGAGAACTTACAGGTCACGTTCCGTCAGGTGTTGGGACAACAAGGCGGTGGCGACGGGGCCAACGTCTCCCAAGACGAGAATGACATCCTCTTTGCTTTCCGCATGCCAACTATCATTCCGGTGTACGACGAATTTGGCGGATATGCAGGCACCGCGGCTCCGGGCTTCAACAACCCAGCCAACCCCGTGGCCCGCCGCGACGGCTCGCGCAACAACCGCAGCCACGGCGCTGGTGGCTTCGGCAACCTCTACGGAGAAGTGGACATCCTCGATGATTTGACCTTCAGGTCGAGCATAGGGGCCAACTACAACCAGTTCTATGGCTACAGCTTCAACCGCCGCACGTACGAGAACTCCGAGAACAACGCCAGCTTTGGCTATTCGGAATTCAGCGGCACCTTCTTCTCATGGGTGGTGACAAACACCTTGCGCTACAAGAAACAGTTTGGCTCAAGCAGCTTTGATGTGTTGGTGGGTCAGGAAGCGCTGAAAGACAACATGTTCCGCAGCATCAACGGGTCTGGCCTCAATCCATTCTCGCAAGCGCCGAGCTACATCACGCTCGACAACGTGTCGAACCGCCAAGTAAGCAGCTTCAATGCCACGCCATGGACCTACAGCTCTTACTTTGGCCGCGCCCACTACTCACTGATGGACAAATACTATGTGACGGGTGTGCTGCGCCGCGACGGTTCCTCTCGTTTCGGCTCCAACAACCGCTACGGCTGGTTCCCCGGTATCTCCGCCGCATGGCGCGTCACCGGAGAAGAATTTATGAGAGGCGCCACTTGGATTGACGACTTGAAAATCCGAGGCGGCTGGGGTCAAATGGGCAACGACCAGAACGTCAGCCCGGTCAACCAGTACAGTCTTTTTGCAGCCAGCCTGGGCAACGCTGCCTACGACATCGGCGGCACAAACACTGGCGTGGCAGAAGGTTTCTATCAAAGCCGCGTGGGCAACCCGAACGCAAGATGGGAGGTCAGCACCACCAGCAACGTCGGTTTTGAGGCACTTTTCTTGGGCGGCAAATTGGATTTCATCGTGGACTTGTGGCAGAAAAAGACTGACGACCTGCTCTTCACAGTGCCGCAGTCGGAAGTATTGGGTGGTTTTGCGGCATCGCCTTCACGCAACGTGGCTTCCATGGTCAACAGAGGCATTGACATTCAGTTGGTGAACAAGGGCAGGTTCAGCGCCAAGTCCAACTACGAGGTCACACTCATTGGTTCTTTCTTGAAAAACGAAATCACGAAAGTGGCCGACAACCTCGACTACTTCGAAGCTTTCCCAGCCAGCAACCGTCTGGGCAGCACCATGGTGCGCAACCAAGTAGGCTACAGTATTTCAGCGTTCTACGGCTATCAAGTACTCGGTTATTTTAAAGACCAAGCTGAGGTGAATGCCGCCCCTGCGCAGGATGGCGCAGGCCCAGGCCGCTTCCGCTATGCGGACGTAAACGGCTACGACGACGACGGCAAACTGACAGGCCGCCCCGACGGCAAAATTGACGACGCAGACCGCACCTTCATCGGTAGCCCGGTGCCAAAATTCACAGGAGGCGCCAACATCAGAGTCACCTTTGGCGCATTCGATGTGGAAACCTACCTCTACACCTCGCTGGGCAACAAAATTTTCAACCTGTCCAAGTGGTTCACCGATTTCTACCCATCCTTCACGGGCGCGGCCAAAGGCGCACGGGTGAAAAACTCTTGGACACCTACCAACTTGGATGCCGAAGCCCCCATTTTTGAGGAAGCGTCCAACTTCAGCACCAACACACAGCCCAACTCTTGGTATGTGGAGGATGGTTCTTTCTTGCGGATGCAAAACCTCACCATCGGGTTCAACCTTCCACAACGCACCATCTCGAAACTCAACCTCCGCCGCGCTCGCGTGTACGCAGGCACGAACAACATTTTCACCATCACCAAGTACAAAGGTCTCGACCCAGCCGTGGGCGGCGCCGCCGATACCAACTTCGGCATTGACGTGGGCAACTACCCCGTGACCCGCAGCTTCATGTTCGGGTTGGGAGTGACTTTCTAA
- a CDS encoding NUDIX hydrolase, which yields MEQREAHLEHLEESPHFLPSVSIDCVVFGFHDHELKVLLVRFRNTELWALPGGYIYLEEDMDAAAHRILEEKIGMKNVYLEQFHTFGQRHRVEESVQRVIVSAIGKNLAPGHWITKRFVSVGYYALVEFSQVMPTPDGSSDVCEWHNLDKMPALVFDHSHIVQKALDTLRFRLSKSLIGPNLLPDTFTMQELQSLYETILGKKLIRANFQRKMLGLGILERVEKKFSGAAHKAPYLYRFNVGKEEEGVFWDVFF from the coding sequence ATGGAACAGCGTGAAGCCCATCTTGAACATCTGGAAGAGTCCCCTCATTTCCTGCCCAGTGTGTCCATTGACTGCGTCGTTTTTGGATTTCACGACCATGAGTTGAAGGTGTTGCTGGTGCGGTTCAGAAATACCGAACTGTGGGCCTTGCCGGGCGGGTACATTTATCTGGAGGAAGACATGGACGCGGCAGCCCATCGAATTTTGGAGGAAAAAATAGGGATGAAAAATGTGTATCTCGAACAATTCCACACCTTTGGCCAGCGCCACCGCGTGGAGGAGTCGGTGCAACGTGTCATCGTGTCGGCCATTGGCAAAAACCTCGCGCCGGGGCATTGGATTACCAAGCGATTTGTCTCGGTGGGCTATTATGCGCTGGTCGAGTTTTCGCAAGTAATGCCTACGCCCGACGGCAGCTCGGATGTGTGCGAATGGCACAATTTGGATAAGATGCCTGCTTTGGTGTTCGACCACTCCCACATTGTGCAAAAGGCGCTGGACACCCTGCGTTTCAGGCTGAGCAAAAGCCTCATCGGCCCCAATTTGCTGCCCGACACTTTCACCATGCAAGAGCTGCAAAGCCTCTATGAGACCATTTTGGGCAAAAAATTGATTCGTGCCAATTTCCAGCGCAAAATGCTCGGATTGGGCATTTTGGAAAGGGTGGAGAAAAAATTTTCGGGCGCTGCGCACAAAGCGCCTTACCTATACCGCTTCAATGTCGGCAAAGAGGAGGAAGGCGTGTTCTGGGATGTGTTTTTTTAA
- a CDS encoding DUF3352 domain-containing protein has protein sequence MSNLPSRTKQIALGALLAVAVLAIVASLFERKKSAYQALPSQAAVVLEFNSLSKVNLLKKSLSAPVWTDVMETTLFRNAWGDIAAAERLFGHAPALHEAFSRKKLLLALTLGKADSLHGLFTLDTETDINLKKLLETNSITQRIFPSVFHGRTLYTVYLDKNEPVVVAALGPLLLFSRYSYLVEDALGQLEKSQSWWAGRKAMNEFGVGAPLRLFFRPSAIWAQYENSTAAGWEHVPDMISKNVEWLGLAWNGREVTAFAETGGALRNAGWWGKATPEQDIFAVLPNNVALLAKAYFDRPRLFFDQIKKGNSDDFDRFVLPWIGDEAAWVVTEPFSQGMFEDQFIVLATRDSASALERLRDYARQRGALRVEDYQTFEVFEFAAQSLLSPLLGENSHFRNPCCAMIGRYVVFSTTRPALELWIDKHIVSQTLANDTDFLQLRQKKTAGTDNGQVLLNGAYLPLLLKNIFDPQRESFQAADVQALSKIGWVGLDLQPDGNSRLQVHVATQPLATAQTQASLLWKTPLGAPAATQPFIVEGSEGIALVMQDSRHELYRLNASGAVVWRRQMEEPILGAVQGIDFWGNGSLFFLFNTANRIWLLDDKGHDAQGFPLELLSPATNGVTAVDFDNNSKYSYFIACANGNLYGYDQFGRPLPGWNPQSGIGRVTHPVLHFQQGNKDYLAALNQAGRLFVFGRNGAERFPPVQFQGKDFGPPQADASPKAPRIVCANGAGTVFVCKLDGTSFNMQIGKGGKGDAHFVFTLLGGDARHDYALLKEKTLSASSYEGNTLRPLFQTTLPTEQDTLFAVPQHRLGTLNRGKRQIWLFAPNGQAYPEFPLAGTTPFAVSGTGQKQGQMLVVGDGSSVYAYKIYASPAGASR, from the coding sequence ATGAGCAATCTACCCTCCAGAACAAAACAAATAGCCCTTGGCGCGCTGCTGGCGGTGGCGGTGCTGGCCATCGTGGCATCTTTGTTTGAAAGAAAAAAAAGCGCCTATCAAGCACTGCCATCGCAGGCTGCCGTCGTGTTGGAATTCAACAGCCTTTCCAAAGTCAACTTATTGAAAAAGAGCCTGAGCGCTCCCGTGTGGACGGATGTCATGGAAACGACCTTGTTCCGCAACGCTTGGGGCGACATCGCGGCTGCCGAACGTCTTTTTGGACACGCGCCCGCCCTACACGAGGCATTTTCCCGAAAAAAACTCTTGTTGGCACTCACGCTTGGCAAGGCTGACAGCTTGCATGGTTTGTTCACACTGGACACGGAAACGGACATCAACCTCAAAAAACTGCTGGAAACCAACAGCATCACCCAGCGGATTTTCCCCTCGGTATTTCACGGGCGCACGCTCTACACCGTCTATTTGGACAAAAACGAGCCAGTGGTGGTGGCTGCTTTGGGACCACTATTGCTGTTTTCGCGGTATTCCTACTTGGTGGAAGACGCACTGGGTCAATTGGAAAAATCGCAATCGTGGTGGGCAGGGCGCAAGGCCATGAACGAATTTGGCGTGGGCGCACCGCTGCGCTTGTTTTTCCGGCCATCTGCTATATGGGCACAATACGAGAACAGCACGGCCGCAGGTTGGGAACACGTCCCCGATATGATTTCAAAAAACGTGGAGTGGCTCGGCTTGGCTTGGAATGGCCGCGAGGTGACGGCTTTTGCCGAGACTGGGGGCGCTTTGCGCAATGCGGGCTGGTGGGGCAAGGCCACGCCGGAACAGGATATTTTCGCGGTGCTTCCCAACAATGTCGCCTTGCTCGCAAAGGCATATTTCGACCGGCCGCGCCTCTTTTTTGACCAAATCAAAAAAGGCAACAGCGACGATTTTGACCGCTTCGTGTTGCCGTGGATAGGCGACGAGGCGGCATGGGTGGTCACGGAGCCTTTTTCGCAGGGAATGTTTGAAGACCAATTCATTGTGTTGGCTACCCGCGACAGCGCAAGCGCCTTGGAGCGCCTGCGCGACTATGCGCGACAACGAGGGGCTTTGCGCGTGGAGGATTATCAAACGTTCGAGGTGTTTGAGTTTGCCGCCCAATCGCTGCTGTCGCCTTTGCTGGGAGAAAACAGCCATTTCCGCAATCCTTGTTGTGCAATGATTGGGCGTTATGTGGTCTTTTCGACCACTCGCCCCGCACTCGAGCTCTGGATTGACAAGCACATCGTCAGCCAGACTTTAGCCAACGACACCGATTTTTTGCAACTCCGGCAGAAAAAAACCGCTGGCACGGACAATGGCCAAGTCCTCCTCAATGGAGCCTATCTACCACTTTTATTGAAAAACATCTTCGACCCGCAACGCGAGTCGTTTCAGGCAGCCGACGTGCAAGCACTCTCAAAAATCGGGTGGGTTGGCCTCGATTTGCAACCCGACGGGAATAGCCGCCTGCAAGTCCATGTAGCCACTCAACCGCTGGCCACCGCCCAAACGCAGGCGAGCCTGCTTTGGAAAACACCCTTAGGTGCACCCGCCGCCACACAACCTTTCATAGTGGAAGGCAGCGAGGGCATAGCACTCGTGATGCAGGACTCGCGCCACGAGCTCTACCGCCTCAACGCCAGCGGCGCAGTGGTGTGGCGCCGACAAATGGAGGAGCCTATTTTGGGCGCGGTGCAAGGAATTGATTTTTGGGGCAACGGCTCTTTGTTTTTTCTCTTCAATACCGCCAACCGAATTTGGCTGCTCGATGACAAAGGGCACGACGCACAAGGATTCCCGCTTGAGCTGCTTTCGCCAGCCACCAACGGGGTGACGGCAGTTGACTTCGACAACAACTCAAAGTATAGCTACTTCATCGCCTGCGCCAACGGCAATTTGTATGGGTACGACCAATTTGGCCGCCCCTTGCCGGGCTGGAACCCACAAAGCGGCATCGGCCGGGTGACGCATCCGGTGCTGCATTTTCAACAGGGCAACAAAGATTATCTGGCGGCGCTCAACCAAGCGGGCAGGTTGTTCGTGTTTGGGCGCAACGGCGCGGAGCGCTTCCCGCCTGTTCAGTTTCAAGGCAAGGATTTTGGCCCCCCGCAGGCAGATGCCTCGCCCAAAGCGCCGCGCATCGTTTGTGCCAACGGCGCGGGCACGGTGTTCGTGTGCAAATTGGACGGCACCTCCTTCAATATGCAAATCGGCAAGGGAGGCAAGGGGGATGCGCACTTTGTTTTCACACTTCTTGGTGGCGACGCTCGCCACGACTATGCCTTGTTGAAAGAAAAAACGCTCTCGGCGAGCAGCTATGAGGGCAACACGTTGCGCCCGCTTTTCCAGACGACCTTGCCCACCGAGCAAGACACCTTGTTCGCCGTGCCGCAGCATCGCCTCGGCACCTTGAATCGGGGCAAGCGTCAGATTTGGTTGTTCGCTCCAAATGGGCAGGCATACCCCGAATTTCCGTTGGCCGGCACCACGCCTTTTGCGGTCAGTGGCACGGGTCAAAAGCAAGGGCAAATGCTAGTGGTAGGCGATGGGAGCAGCGTGTATGCCTATAAAATATACGCTTCCCCCGCTGGCGCATCTCGATAG